TTCCTTCAGAATTTACCAATATGACAAAATCAATTGATATAAATGGTTTGGTTTGGATGGGAGAAGCGTCATACATGAAACAGCAGATCGAAGCCAAATTAAGGGATGGTTTTAAATGTATTAAACTCAAAATTGGCGCTATCGATTTTGATAAAGAATTAGAATTATTACAATTTATAAGAAGTCATTTTTCTGCAGAACAAATTGAAATTAGAGTAGATGCAAATGGCGCTTTCCCTATAAGCGAAGCTTTAGATAAATTGAATCAGTTAAATGTATTTCAATTGCATAGTATTGAACAGCCAATTAAAAAAGGAAATTTACAAGCGATGGCAGATTTATGCCAGCAGACGCCTTTCCCAATTGCATTGGATGAAGAATTAATTGGTGTTTTTTCGTTTCAAGCTAAAGAAGCATTACTTCAAAAAATAAAACCACAATACATCATTTTAAAACCAAGTTTTGTGGGAGGTTTAAAAGGAACAAAAGAATGGATTTCTCTGGCTGAAAAATACAACATTGGCTGGTGGATTACATCGGCATTAGAAAGTAATATTGGTTTAAATGCTATCGCACAATGGACTTTTACCTTAAATTCAGATATGCCGCAAGGATTGGGAACAGGTGCATTGTATACAAACAATTTTGATTGTCCGTTAAAAGTTTCAAGAGGACAATTGTGGTATGATAAAACTGAAAATTGGGATTCGAGTTTTTTTAGTTAAGAAAAGAAGGCATTCAAACAGCTTTTCTAATTTCTATTTTATTCTTTACCGCCAAGTAGACTTTCATGCCAGTCTTTCAATTCCTGCCATCTGCCTTCGTAAGCAAATAAAGATTGTTTTGCCCAAGTACTTGGGTTGTGAATCGCGTAATTTTCGCCACCTGCATCCAAAATAGATTGTAATTTTTCTGTAGACGCTTCAGAAAGATCGCGCCAAGTTAGAATTCCAGCTTCATGAAATAAACTTTCAATTTTAGGACCTATTCCTTCAACAATTTTCAAATCATTTTCCTTTATATTTTTTCCTAAAACATTCGAAGCTGTTATAGCATCAAATGGTGGTGGAACTTCGGCAATAATTACTTTTGGAGCTTTTGTTTTTCGTTTTGAAAGTAAATCTGCTTCCAAAGTATCTATTTTTTTCGTTAAGCTTTTTGTATGTGCTTTAGAGGCATCTAAATCTGCCTGAAGAGATGCTACAAGTGCATCATCATTTTTTGAGTTCAGTTTTCCTAGTAAATAACCTAGGATTCCGCAAAATAAACCCGCTAAAATTGGTATTAAAATACAGGGTAAATTCATGATACAATATTTTAGTTATGTATGTAAGTACTGTTCTTTTATTTTTCACTTCAAGGGATTTCAGTATCACAATTACAGCAGAATTTCAGATATAAAATAGTGCCTAAAACAATACTAAGAACAATACCAATTAGATAAAGTGCTTTTTTAGACATGGCTTTTGATTCTATGGTTCTATCAAATTTACTCAAAATAAAAATTTTAATATGTTAATAATCAGGTAAATTGGTTTTAAATTTATAAGATACTATCTCAAAATTAAGAATTTTAAGAGGCATCAAATTTGATTTTTTGACTCTTTGACTTAATTAAATTAAGTAACTTGCAGTAAAATTAATTTAGACCCAAAATGCTCGAAATAGAAAGAAAGTTTCTTATAAAATCAGATGATTTTAAAGAACAAGCTTTTGCAAAAAATAAAATTGCACAAGGATATTTGAGTTCAATTCCGGAAAGAACAGTTCGTGTTAGAATCAAAGGAGAAAAAGCGTTTTTAACTATAAAAGGTATTGGACATCAGGGCGGTATGTCACGTTTTGAATGGGAAAATCAAATTCCAATTGACGAAGCTGTCGAATTGCTTAAACTCTGTGAAAAAGGAAAAATTGAGAAAACCCGATACGAAATTAAATCGGGTAACCACATTTTTGAAGTGGATGAATTCTACGGCGAAAACGAAGGTTTAATTATGGCCGAAATCGAACTTCAATCTGAAACAGAAGACTTTGATAAACCACAATGGCTGGGCGAAGAAGTTACCAATGACGAAAGATACTACAATGCCTATTTAAGTAAAAATCCTTTTAAAAATTGGGCAAAAGAATAACTTATGACAGATCAATATGATTTAATTATTGTAGGAGGCGGCCCTATTGGACTTGCTTGCGCAATAGAAGCACAAAAGAAAAATTTACATTACTTAATTATAGAAAAAGGCGCGCTGGTAAATAGTATTTTCAATTACCCACTGTATATGACCTTTTTTTCTACTGCTGAAAGACTTGAAATTGGAGATATTCCATTCAATTGTCTAGCACCAAAACCAGGCCGACAAGAAGCTTTAGAATACTATCGAAACATACACCGTTATTTTAATTTCAAAATTCATTTATTTGAAAAAGTAACAGAAATTAAGAAAAATCAAACTTCAGTTTTTGAAGTTACAACCAATAAAAATTCAAACAAAGCTAAAAATGTGGTTATAGCAACTGGTTTTTATGACATTCCGATTACAATGAATGTAAAAGGAGAAGAGCTTTCAAAAGTGCGTCATTACTATAAGGAAGCTCATGAATATGCTTTTAGAAATATTTTGGTTGTTGGAGCCAATAATTCATCTGTTGATGCAGCCTTGGAATGCTGGCGAAAAGGAGCAAACGTAACTATGGTGATTCGTAAAAACGAGATCAACAATAGAGTGAAATATTGGGTAAAACCCGATGTTGAAAACCGAATTGCCGAAGGAAGTATTAAAGCGTATTTTCAATCCAACATTACAGAAATAAGAGAAAACGAAGTGGAGATTGAAACGCCAGAAGGAAAAGTTACAATTGAAAATGATTTTGTTCTGGCCTTAACAGGCTACAAACCAGATTTGAATTTCTTGGAAAAAATGGGAATTCAGCTTTCTGATGATGAGCTAAAAATTCCGGTATATAATCCTGAAACTATGGAAACGAATGTCGAAGGTTTATTCTTGGCAGGTGTGGTTTGCGGTGGAATGCAGACACATAAATGGTTTATTGAAAACTCAAGAATCCATGCCAATATGATTGTGGATTATATTACTTCAAAATAATTTTAACCACGAATTTCAAATTTTTTTGTCACATCGAGCGGAGTCGAGGTGTTATAGCGTTCTCGACTACGCTCGAACTAACAAAAGATTAATTCATGAAATTCGTGGCAAATAAAAAATTAAGAACTACAAGAAAGCATGGAACAGCCTACTTTAGATCTTGCCCAATCTGGTCGTTTGGCAAACCATTTTTCGTATTCCGGTTGTTCGTCGTATGGATTCTGTAAAAGTTTGTAAAATTCATCAATCAATGAATAATCTTCTTTATCGGCGGCATCGATGGCCAATTGCGCCATATAATTTCGAAGTACATATTTGGGATTGATTCGGTTCATTTTTTGTGAACGCTCATCATCGGATAATTCTTCAGCTTTTAGTCTTTCTAAATATTCAGAAAACCATTTGGTCCATTTTTCAGAAACTTCACCTGTAAATTCTTCTGGTTTATAAAACGCATATTTGATTTTTTCAATTGCTTCTGGAGCAAAATCTGATTTTTCAACCAAGCTTAAATTTCTAAAAAAGATTGTCATATCAGTTTCTGTCAGTTGCAGATTAATTTCTAAATCATCAATTAACTGATTGTCAGTTTCAGTTGAAGTAAACAAACCTAATTTACTTAAAAACATTTCTTTATAGTCAGCACTAAAATCTGTCATAAAAGATTCTAATATCTTTTCTAACGGTGCTGCTTCGTTTATTAATGGATAAAGCGCATTGGCTAATTGATACAAATTCCATTGTGCAATTTGAGGCTGATTTCCATATCGATATCTTCTATATTGGCTGTCAGTTGTATTCGGAGTCCAAGTCGGATCAAAATCTTCCAGCCATCCGTATGGCCCGTAATCAATTGTGATTCCATGAATAGACATATTATCAGTATTCATTACTCCATGGACAAAACCAACTCGCTGCCAATCAACAATCATTTTACGAGTAGTATCAGCTACTTTTTGAAAAAACTGTAGATATTGCTCTTTAGGTTCTCCCGTTATTTCAGGAAAATAATGCTTAATTGTAAACTCGACAAACTGCTTTAAATTTGTAAGTTCATTACGAGCAGCCAGCATTTCAAAACTTCCAAAACGAATAAATGAAGGAGCAACACGACAAACCACAGCACCTTTTTCATAAGCTGGATTTCCATTATATAAAATATCACGCAAAACCTGATCTCCAGAAAGCATTAGCGAAAGCGATCGGGTAGTGGGAACGCCCAAATGATACATAGCTTCGGCACATAAATATTCACGTATCGAAGAACGTAAAACAGCCAAACCATCGGCAGTTCTGGAATACGGAGTTTTTCCGGCACCTTTCAACTGAAGTGTATAAAACTGACCTTTGTTTTCAACTTCCGTTAAATTGATTGCGCGTCCGTCGCCTAATTGTCCAGCCCAGTTTCCAAATTGATGTCCGGCGTAACACATGGCATAAGGTTGTGTTTCCGAAAGAATTTCTTTTCCAGAAAAAACATTTAAAAACTCTTCAGAATTGATTTCTTCTTTTGAAATCCCTACCATTGCAGCTACATCTTCTGATGCGTGAATTAGCTTTGGATCAGAAGGTTTTGTTGGATTTACATACGAGAACAGCGTATTTTTTACCTGACGAACTTCATTTATAGTTTCAGGATCAGCAGGCAATTCAGCAGTAAAACGATTATGTATTTTTAAACTTTTCATTTTTGTTTCTTTCTTTTACCACAGAATAAATAATTATCAAAATTTTTAAACCTTTTAATCTGTGGTAAACTTTACATTAGCCAATCAATCGATCGGCATACATTTTTTTAAGTTTTTGAATTTTCGGATCAATCACAACCTGACAATAACCAGCTTCCTGATTGTTATTGTAATAGTTTTGATGATAGTCTTCAGCTTCATAAAAAACTTCAAAGGGTTTCAATTGTGTTACAATCGGATCAATATACGCAGGCTGTACTTCTTTAAATACTTGTTCTGCGATTTCTTTCTGCGCATCATCATGATACAACACGATTGATCTGTATTGAGTTCCACTGTCGCCGCCTTGACGATTTAAAGTTGTTGGATCGTGGCTTGTCATAAAAATAAAAATCAAGTCATGATATGAAATTATGTCAGGATCAAAAGTTACCTGAATTACTTCTGCGTGTCCTGTTCGGCCGGTGCAGACTTCGCGATACGCTGGATTTTTTATAAAACCATCTGAATAACCAGATTTTATTGATTTAATTCCGTCTAAACGCTGGATTACAGCTTCAATACACCAAAAACATCCACCACCAAAAGTGGCCGTTGATAAATTTTCCATATATACAGTATTGTTTAATTTTTATTACCTATTAATTTGATAGGATATTATGATAATTTATCCAAAAAAAGACCTTTTAACTAAAGATACTAAAAGTTTATTTATGATTTGAAGTTTATAATTGATAAATTCTCAATATTGCAAAAAAGCAATTATATTTGCAGTCAAACATAGGCACACTAATGAATAGCAAAAATAGTACCATCAGTCTTGAAACTTATTTTCAGGATTTCAGACAAAATATTGTTGGCATAAATCAAGATTTTACTTCGCCATTTGGCAAAAAAAAGATTATTTACACGGATTGGACTGCCAGCGGAAGGCTTTACAGACCAATAGAAGAGAAGCTTTTGAACCAATTTGGACCTTTTGTAGCTAATACTCATACCGAAACTACGGTGTCAGGTACTGCCATGACAAAAGCGTATCATCATGCCAGACATATTATTAAACGCCATACCAATGCTAGTCATAATGATGTTTTAATTACTGATGGAACGGGAATGACAGGTGTGGTTAATAAATTCCAACGTATCTTAGGTTTAAAAATACCTGAGAATTTAAAAGATTTTATTACTGTTCCAGCAGAAAAAAGGCCAATTGTTTTCATTTCTCACATGGAGCATCACTCAAATCAGACTTCATGGCTGGAAACTATTGCCGATGTTGAAATTATTCCGTCATGCGAAAAAGGACTTTTCTGCTTAGATAATCTAAAAGATTTATTAGAAAAATACAGTGACAGAACGATTAAAATTGCTTCAATTACTTCATGCTCGAATGTAACGGGAATAAAAACACCATTTCATGAAGCAGCAAAATTAATGCATCAATATAACGGAGTTTGTTTTGTAGATTTCGCCTGCTCTGGTCCTTATGTTGAAATTGATATGCATCCTGCTGATCCTGAAGCGTATTTAGATGCAATTTTCTTTTCTCCTCATAAATTTCTTGGAGGCCCTGGAACATCTGGCGTTTTAATTTTCAATAAAAAATTATACAATAATATGATTCCTGATTGTCCAGGCGGTGGAACTGTAAGCTGGACGAATCCTTGGGGAGAACATAAATATATCGATAATATCGAAGATCGCGAAGATGGTGGAACTCCAGGATTTCTTCAGGTAATAAAAACGGCTTTGGCAATTGAACTGAAAGAAGAAATGGGAATTGAAAACATTTTACAGCGCGAGCACGAAATTGTAGATTATGTTTTTAGTCAATTAGAGCCAGTTGAAAATATTAAAATCTTAGCCGGACAGCATAAAGACAGGTTAGGAGTAGTTTCTTTTTTTATTGATGATCTTCATTTTAATTTAGGAGTTAAAATTTTAAACGATCGTTTCGGAATTCAAACTAGAGGCGGATGCAGCTGTGCGGGAACATACGGACACTACTTACTTCATGTTGATCAGGAAACGTCTAACAAACTGGTGAACGAAATAACAATTGGTGATTTGATTAAAAAACCGGGATGGATTAGAATGTCGATTCATCCAACAACCACAGACGAAGAGATTGCTTATGTCTGCAATAGCATTAAAGAATTAGCTGAAAATCACCAAACTTGGGCTTTGGATTATTCTTATAATAAAAATACAAACGAGTTTATTCATAAAAACGCAAGTTCGTTTGAAGATGAATTGGTAGAAAGCTGGTTTAAATCTTAAACTTGAAACCACATAGGAAAGTCAGAATAAAATAAAACCCGACAGAAATATAAATCTTGTCGGGTTTATTTTTTATTGGAAAAAATCTATTTTGCTTCTTGGTATTTTTTAAGGGAAAGTAATGCCTGTTCTTGAATTTTTTTGTGGAAAAATCCTGTCCATCCCAGTAAATATCCCATTGGTCCAAAGGCTTGTTTTGACCATTTCCACACATCAAAGCTATCTGTATGTTTGATAATTAAGCCATCTTGAAATACAAATTCGGCTCCGATTTTATTAATTACTTTTCGATTGGTTTTACTAAAATTATAAGTCGCCACCCACTTTGCAGAACCTGTAAAATCATCTGCTTTTACATCAAAGAATTCAATTTTAATGTTTCCTTTACTCTTTAATAAAAGCATTTCCCACATCTTGCTCACTTGTTCTTCTTTTAAAAGACCAAATGCCGGATCGATAAAATGAATTTTTGGGTGATAACATTCTGCCATCGTTTTGGCATCAGAATTAGCAAAGGCGGTATAGAACTTTGTAATTAAAGCTTCGTTAGGATTCATGGTAAATTTGTAATTAGGCTATAAATATAAGTTTTATTTTATGAAAAAGTCTATTCATTAAAACTAAATTATTTATAATTCATTCTATTTTTTGTCCTCAATTTAAGAGATGCTTGGATCAGCAGCAAACCAAGTATATGAATCTTCTTTTTTTAAATCTTTTAATTTAAGCCATGCAATTCCAAAAACAATATTATCTAATAGTTCTTTGTCTGTAATATCAACTTGTAATCCCGTATTTAAATATTTTACATAAAGCCCCTTTATTTCATCCTCAGTACCAATGCTAATTTTTAAATTATCTTTATACCAACTTTTAAGTGCAAGTCTTTCGCCAGATTCTACTGTGCTTTCACTAAATATTGTGGAGTCATCGAATTTACATTCAATAGAAATTGGAATTTGAGAACCATCAATATAGACTGTTATTCTATATCTATCATCAACAATAAAAATGGGTTTATTTTTTAAACCTAAAACTTCGTTCTCCAGCTTTTCGATAGAATAATTTAAAGCAATTCCATTTGTATATAAATAAATTTTACCAAAAGGAGTTGTAAGTCCAGTATTCATTTTACTAAATATATACTAACTTATTTATAAAACACTAATTTCTTTAGCAGTATCGAAACTCTTTTTGGACTGGTCGTAAACCGTTGAAAAATAGTTCTTTTTGTTGTGCGCTGTAAAATAACCCGTCTGACTGCTGAAAGTATCCGAACCTCCTTTTAGAATAAAACGAACAGCATAAATATCTGTTTTTTTAAGTTTAGCAAATTCAGCAGGAGTAAAATAGTAAAAAGCTGAAGTTTTGCCATCGGCACTTTCTTTTACATTTTTGTCAACGCAGGCAATTACGTCTGCGTTGGCTAAGTCTACATAAAGTCCACCTAAAATTTTTACTTGATCATTTGCAGTGGCAACAGTTATTTTTAAAATACCTCCTTTATCAGTTTTGGCAATCTGGATCTCGGCTTCACCAGTATACGCATATTTTTCGCAGACGAAAGTGTAAGGCTGTGTGGCAGAGAATGACTGACCTTTAACGTTCATTTTTTCTTGAGCATTAGCAAAAAAAGAAATAAACACAACTAAAAGAAGCATTTTTATATTCATAAGTAATTTTATTGTTCGGTTATTTTTGAATCAAATTTTTCGTCCCAGTCCATTGATTTGATGGCAGATATTAAATTGTCTTCATTTACAAATACTCTCAATTCTTTGTTGGCTACTTTTTTAGTATACAAAGCATGGTAACGGTAAATGACTTCTTGTTTGGTTTTGTAAACGCCGTCTAATTTTAAATCTATAAAGCTTCCGTAGTATTGTCTAAATCTCGTACAGGTTTTAGTCAATCGTTCTTCAGTTGTATTTTCTCTAACAGACTGAGTCACTTCGGTTTCATTAAAAGGTTTAAATTTAGAGGTATTACAGGTTTCTAAAACTCTTTTTCCTAATTCGTAGGCTTTTCGCTGTTGCTCTGAATTAATTTCTGAATTGGAAACTTTTTTAATTTTTAAATCATCTGTATCTCTGCTGATGTTTTTTGATTTACATCCAATTAATAATAGCAAACATATAATCAATCCCGCTTTCTTCATAATCATTTAAGTTATTTTTAATAATAAGTTAGGGTTGGGACAATTTTCTATATAAAAATTCAGATCGTTTGTATTGCAGACACCTGGGTAATCACCCCATTTATCCTGTAAATTTTTTATGATTTGGAAATGGACATGAGGTGCGTAATCTCCATTAACGGCTGAATTTCCTAAAGACGCAATTTTTTCGCCTTTTTTAAATGTAGTCCCAACAGTTAAGTTTTCTATACTTTCTAACGATAAATGTCCGTATAAAGTATAAAAAGTTTCATTTTCAATTTCGTGTTCCAAAATTATGGTCGGACCGTAATCGCCAAATCCGGCATTATTTTGAAAGCTGTGTACTTTTCCGTCAAGCGGACTTAAAACGGCAGTTCCTTCTTTTGCCCATAAATCAAGTCCAATATGAATATTTCTTTCTGGAACCGAATCATTCTTAAAAATTGTGCTTCTCTTATATAAATTTCTTCCCTCTATATAACCGCCATACGCTACTTCAGCATTATTGACTTCCATATAATTAAAAATAAAACGCTCAAATTCTGCAGAAGTTTCTGGTTTGCTTTCTACCAATTCGTGATTGGTAATAGATAAATCAAGCGGAATATATTTTGAAAGATCAATTGAAGTGTCAATAATTTGGGAAGGTGGTAAGGCTTTTAAAATAGAAACAAGGGATTTCATAGAATGTAAGGTTTAAGCAACTTTTTCAATAATTATTAATTCATTGTGTACTTCAATTCGCGGAAGCATTTTTGAAGTATACAATTTAGGATTTATTTCGGATATGTATTTTCGGTTTCTAATATTGTGCGCTTCATCCAAAATCATGGTATTAAACAACACAAAACCACCAGATTTTAAATGAAAGCAAACACGATCGCTAAAAAAATTCTCGAACAAGAAATTCGGCATATTGATGTCTTCAAAAATATCAATAATAATTAAATCATATTTATCCTTTGTTTTTAAAACAAATTCAAAAGCATCATCAATAACAATTTCAAGCTGTTCAATCTGGTTTAAGTTAAAATATTCATTGGCAACCTGAATCATATCGGGATCTATTTCAACTCCAGTAATTTTACCTTTATAGTGTATCTCATCGATCAAAGTCTTGACAACACTTCCGCCGGCAACTCCCAAAAGCAGAATATGCTCCATCTCTAGAATTTTATCGTAACCAATATTTCTGAGTCCGTATCGTAATATGCGTTGTAAGCTTCCGTATGAATAATTTGTATTTTCAGTATCTAAAACTAATTCACCATTTGTCCATGTAACTTCGATAACTTTGCTTCTTGCTGATTTCTTTTTGAATATTTTTATAGGTATAAGATAACTTAACAGTTTCTGAATCATTTTTGTAATGCTTTTACTCAAAAATACCATTTTAAATGGTTTATTTTGCATCAAATTCTAATTTTTAATGAAGAAACAATTATACAAGTTCATCTTTTATAAGCTAATGGGCTGGAAAATAGTGGGATTGGAAAATGCTGAAGTAAAAAAATGTATCCTAATGGTAATGCCGCATACCAGCAACCATGATTTTTATATTGGACTTTTTACTCGAGGTATCTCCGGATTGCAGATGAACTGGGTAGGAAAGAAGGAATTGTTTCGTTTTCCGTTTGGATATTATTTTAGAAATGTAGGCGGAGAACCACTTGATCGTACCGGCGGATTAAATAAAGTCGATTCTATAGCAGCGATTTTTGATCGAAAAGAAGTTTTTAGACTGGCTGTTGCTCCCGAAGGAACTAGAAAAGGTGTGACAGAAATTAAAACTGGTTTTTATTATATCGCACTTAAAGCGAATGTTCCTATTGTTCCAGTTGCTTTTGATTGGGGCAAAAAAGAAGTAAACTTAGGAAAGCCATTTTATCCAACAGGAAATTATAATGCCGATTGGGAAATTTTAAAACAACATTATAAAGGAGTTTTAGGAAAAATACCTGCGAATGGGTTAGTGGTTTAATTTTTTTCGATATTTTTTCAAATCCGTGAGAATCGCTTAAACCAAAATAATTTTTAAAAATTTTCAAATACGCGAAATTTTAAATTTATGGTACATATGCCTTAAAAGTTCCGTTTTTGTAGAAAATTACAATTTTTTCTATTTCGTCTTCTTCAAAACTAATATTGGTTCTTTTTACTTCGTCGGTTTTTTTAATAACTGGCTTTTCAATTTCATAATCCAATTGAGAAAATAAATTGGTGTCTCCAAAATTTTCATTTGAAGAAATAGGAGAGACAACTTTTTCAGTTTCTTTAATGTCATCTGTTTTAGGAAAATTCCCTTTACCATTTAGAATCCAATATAAATCAACATCCGGAAAAACTTCCATTATTTTCATAACAAAATCAAGACTTGGTTTATTTCTTCCAGAGAGCAGGTGAGACATACTTGATCTTTGCACGCCAATTTTATCAGCAAAAGAAGAAGCATTTAGTCCATAATAATCGAGTATAATTTCCAGTCTTTTTACAAAATCATCGATGTTTACCATTGTAAATAATATTAGGCATTTGACTTGTTTACAAATGTAATTAAAAAGATTCGATAATGCAATTTTACAGTTGTAAATCGATGAAAACTTGTATAAACTACCTAATAATTACTTTAATTAAGTAGTGTTAACTATTTGAAATAGTTATATTTAGTTTTAAATACTTAAAGTGATAACAATTGTTAACTGTTTTTCTTTTAAAAGTTTAAAATGAGTCTTAAAGAGTGTTTACATTTCTAAATTTCTTCGATTTTTAAATGTTTACAATTGTAAAAATAAAGATGTTTACTTTTGTAAACTAATCAAAACACAATGAATTTAGAAGAATTATTCAGCCAAAACAAAGAGCAGTCCATCGGAGGACGTTACTTAACTTTAGACCACATTCAGCCTTTATTAGATAAATTAAATACAGACAATCAAGTTAGTATTATTGGTAAATCGGTTTTAGGCGAACCTATATATAGTTATCAAATTGGTACCGGAAAAACTCGTATTTATTTATGGTCGCAAATGCACGGAAATGAAAGTACCACTACCAAAGCACTTTTTGATTTTATTAATGTTCTAAATAATAAATCCGATTTTGCAGAAAAAATGCTTGCTGCATTTACTTTTTATTGCATTCCAATCTTGAATCCAGATGGTGCTAGGCTTTATACACGCGAAAATGCTAATAAAGTAGATCTAAACCGCGATTCTCAAAACCTAACACAACCTGAAAGTAATGTCTTAAGAGAAGTTTTCGAAACTTTTAAACCTGATTTTTGTTTCAACCTGCACGATCAGCGTACTATTTTTGGCGCTGGTGATACAGGAGAACCG
This is a stretch of genomic DNA from Flavobacterium endoglycinae. It encodes these proteins:
- a CDS encoding helix-turn-helix domain-containing protein, giving the protein MVNIDDFVKRLEIILDYYGLNASSFADKIGVQRSSMSHLLSGRNKPSLDFVMKIMEVFPDVDLYWILNGKGNFPKTDDIKETEKVVSPISSNENFGDTNLFSQLDYEIEKPVIKKTDEVKRTNISFEEDEIEKIVIFYKNGTFKAYVP